In Dioscorea cayenensis subsp. rotundata cultivar TDr96_F1 chromosome 9, TDr96_F1_v2_PseudoChromosome.rev07_lg8_w22 25.fasta, whole genome shotgun sequence, a genomic segment contains:
- the LOC120268680 gene encoding phenylalanine N-monooxygenase-like, with amino-acid sequence MESYNSRPATQYIKICTLIILITSNIANRFFDLFNGSHLSFSYCLSHSCRSSAGCFPLLVIAIFFFLLYKSQNLNKHEKEIRGGRLPPGPVALPIVGSLPMMLWRKPRFRWALQKAEGKDITCILLGNVHVIVVNSPEFAREFLKKNDANFTSRPITMATEYSGRGFLSAVIAPWGDQWKKMRRVIASEVINHKRFQSMAKLRGEEADNLVRYIQYQSKAREVIDVRKALRYYSGNIIRRMIFGCRHFGMGAKDGGPGPGPEEIEHVEAAFTVLSLIYAFCASDFMPSLRTLDIDGHERVMKKAIKVINKYHDPIIEERMRRWRTDGGVDDEPEDILDVFISLKDDKGKPLLTMEEIKAQAAELIFATVDNPSNTVEWVMAEMLNQPDILRKAIDELNHDVGPHCLVEESDFPNLPYLKACAREALRLHPVAPFNLPHVSFTNTTVAGFFIPKGSQVLLSRVGLGRNPKVWEDPMRFNPDRHLIEKNVELAETDLRFISFSAGRRGCIGAQLGTMMTYMLLARVLHAFTWTLPAGEELVNLSEEEHSLFMAKPLHALANSRFSQFSQSSLEENPASDQVWRSNYDGLI; translated from the exons ATGGAAAGCTACAATTCCAGG CCAGCAactcaatatataaaaatatgcacCCTCATAATTCTTATAACCTCCAACATTGCAAATAGATTCTTTGATCTCTTCAATGGCAGTCACCTATCCTTTAGCTACTGCCTTAGCCATTCTTGCCGGAGTTCTGCCGGTTGTTTTCCTCTTCTCGTCATTgccatcttcttctttcttctctacaAATCACAAAACCTTAATAAGCATGAAAAAGAAATCCGCGGTGGTCGTTTACCACCTGGTCCAGTAGCCTTACCGATTGTTGGAAGTCTTCCAATGATGCTTTGGAGGAAACCACGTTTCCGATGGGCACTTCAAAAAGCTGAAGGCAAGGACATTACCTGCATCCTCCTAGGAAATGTCCATGTTATTGTTGTTAACTCACCGGAGTTTGCCCGTGAGTTTTTAAAGAAGAATGATGCTAACTTCACCTCCCGGCCGATAACAATGGCTACCGAATACTCTGGTAGGGGTTTCCTCTCTGCTGTCATTGCTCCATGGGGTGATCAGTGGAAGAAAATGCGCCGAGTGATTGCCTCAGAGGTTATCAACCATAAAAGATTCCAAAGCATGGCGAAATTACGCGGCGAGGAGGCTGATAACCTTGTTCGGTACATTCAATATCAAAGTAAAGCTAGAGAAGTGATCGATGTTAGAAAGGCTCTTAG GTATTATAGTGGAAATATCATAAGGAGGATGATTTTTGGGTGTCGGCATTTTGGAATGGGAGCGAAAGATGGAGGGCCAGGGCCCGGCCCGGAAGAGATAGAGCATGTAGAGGCTGCATTCACAGTGCTCTCATTGATCTATGCCTTTTGTGCATCAGATTTCATGCCAAGTTTGAGAACTTTGGATATAGATGGTCATGAAAGAGTAATGAAAAAGGCGATAAAAGTGATCAATAAGTATCATGATCCTATCATCGAAGAAAGAATGCGACGATGGAGGACCGATGGTGGTGTTGATGATGAGCCGGAGGATATCCTTGATGTGTTCATTTCTCTCAAAGATGATAAAGGGAAGCCTCTCTTGACCATGGAAGAGATTAAAGCTCAAGCTGCC GAACTCATCTTTGCAACAGTGGACAACCCCTCAAACACAGTGGAATGGGTGATGGCTGAGATGCTCAACCAGCCAGACATTCTCCGGAAAGCAATCGACGAGCTCAACCATGACGTCGGCCCTCACTGCCTAGTCGAAGAGTCTGACTTCCCAAACCTCCCCTACCTAAAGGCATGTGCCCGTGAAGCCCTTCGCCTCCACCCCGTTGCCCCCTTCAATCTACCCCACGTCTCCTTCACCAACACCACTGTCGCTGGATTCTTCATTCCCAAGGGCAGCCAAGTCCTCCTAAGCCGTGTAGGACTTGGCCGGAACCCTAAAGTTTGGGAAGATCCAATGAGGTTCAACCCTGACAGGCACCTTATTGAGAAGAATGTGGAGCTAGCTGAGACAGATCTCCGTTTCATATCATTCTCCGCTGGCCGGAGAGGATGCATAGGAGCGCAGTTAGGGACGATGATGACGTACATGctgttggctagggttttgcatGCATTTACGTGGACCTTGCCCGCCGGTGAAGAGCTGGTGAACCTCTCTGAAGAGGAACATAGTCTCTTTATGGCTAAACCTTTGCATGCACTCGCTAACTCAAG GTTCTCCCAGTTCTCACAGAGTTCCTTGGAGGAGAATCCTGCCAGCGATCAGGTTTGGAGATCCAATTATGATggattgatttga